The Sebastes umbrosus isolate fSebUmb1 chromosome 19, fSebUmb1.pri, whole genome shotgun sequence genome has a segment encoding these proteins:
- the sema4d gene encoding semaphorin-4D isoform X1: MNQYSLADAMTDKGNFTVPKLSESNMGFGVLGVFLGLLLEVSTHGPHAVPRTSWRHQDLDLMEFSEPGIFNYSTLLLSVKRDALYVGAREAIFELSMKNVTVKNNKVQWTVAENPMVMCTQKGKSKERDCLNYIRVLQVVDDERLYVCGTHAFQPQCDYLNLADFSLDGRPEDGRGKCSFDPSQSFTTVMVDGELYSGTAYNFLGSEPIMSRYSPSQSLLRTEYSTSWLNEPSFVFADVISEGRNRMDGEDDKIYYFFTEVSVEYEFFGKLLIPRVARVCKGDLGGQRTLQKKWTSFLKAKLVCSMPELNFVFNVVHDVFILKGADRRDTVIYGVFTSQWGNVGLSAVCAYNLTAVEEVFSKGKYMQKATVEQSHTKWVRYNGITPSPRPGACINNLMRRQNISSSLHLPDKTLQFVKDHPLLEDPVLPIGNGPRLITKDVNYTQIVVERVRALDRNIYDVIFTGTDKGVLHKSVVYEGEVHIVEEIQLLKNSESIKNLLLSSETRSLYAGSDSGVVQSPTAFCSRYLSCDDCVLARDPYCAWDPHAAACVNIFDVPSQRLRKLIQNLNGDADKCPSASGLSLKDYQRVTVKPGSSAELPCLGHSNLAQVMWKSNGSALTEASRFHLIGENGLLIYSVAPEDQGHYECWSVEWAPAAGKNFSRLLAGYVLTLDLPPRAPHQTGHVTATTLGGRETSSARAAEGNGKTDRALLTSALAPPSFTATVQFTPPPQTDSSLTPPPSSTVQFQPKQHLPPSSNAPHPDSRDPAAEYLQHNNSTALLFLFLLFFLLFLAALAYNCYMQYLPAPCLRLRAALLGSHKSAHQPEYRACEAGLMEASASDKINMTEQPTQNGSQTTQNLRALRDTGYETEPECGNGQIPSQTFGGDSPSQEKPFDVDCESQPIQFADADEPYC, translated from the exons ATGAATCAGTATTCGCTCGCCGACGCCATGACCGACAA AGGAAACTTCACAGTTCCGAAGTTATCAGAGTCTAACATGGGATTTGGCGTGCTGGGAGTGTTTCTGGGGCTGCTGCTCGAGGTCTCCACCCATGGACCCCACGCTGTGCCTCGAACTTCCTGGAGACACCAAG ATTTAGATCTGATGGAGTTTTCGGAGCCGGGGATCTTCAACTATTCCACGTTGCTGCTGAGTGTGAAAAGAGACGCGCTGTATGTGGGAGCCAGGGAGGCCATCTTTGAGCTCAGCATGAAGAACGTGACAGTCAAAAACAACAAG GTTCAATGGACAGTTGCAGAAAACCCCATGGTGATGTGCacacaaaaaggaaaatcaaaAGAG AGGGATTGTCTAAACTACATCCGAGTGCTCCAAGTCGTAGACGACGAGCGGCTGTATGTCTGCGGCACGCACGCCTTTCAACCTCAGTGTGACTACTTG AACCTCGCTGACTTCTCGTTAGACGGCCGACCCGAGGACGGCCGGGGAAAGTGCTCCTTTGACCCGTCACAAAGCTTCACCACGGTCATGGTTG ATGGAGAGCTGTACTCGGGGACAGCTTATAACTTCTTAGGCAGTGAACCGATTATGTCCAGATACTCTCCGTCCCAGTCGCTGCTGAGGACAGAGTACTCCACATCATGGCTCAATG AGCCCAGTTTTGTTTTTGCCGACGTGATCAGTGAAGGGAGAAACAGAATGGATGGCGAAGACGATAAAATCTACTACTTCTTCACCGAGGTGTCAGTGGAGTACGAGTTCTTTGGCAAGCTGCTGATCCCCAGGGTGGCGCGCGTCTGTAAG GGCGACCTCGGGGGGCAGCGCACCCTGCAGAAGAAATGGACGTCCTTCCTGAAAGCCAAGCTGGTGTGCTCCATGCCCGAGCTCAACTTTGTTTTCAACGTAGTGCACGACGTGTTCATCCTGAAGGGGGCGGACCGCAGGGACACGGTCATCTACGGAGTCTTCACCTCCCAGTG GGGTAACGTGGGCTTGTCGGCAGTGTGCGCTTACAACTTGACGGCTGTGGAGGAAGTCTTCTCCAAGGGCAAGTACATGCAGAAGGCCACAGTGGAGCAGTCTCACACTAAGTGGGTCCGGTATAACGGCATCACTCCTTCTCCACGTCCTGGAGCG TGTATTAACAACCTGATGCGACGGCAGAACATCAGCAGCTCTCTCCACCTGCCAGACAAGACCCTCCAGTTTGTGAAGGACCACCCCCTGCTGGAGGACCCCGTCCTGCCCATCGGCAACGGGCCTCGCCTCATCACCAAAGACGTCAACTACACTCAGATCGTCGTGGAGAGGGTGCGCGCACTCGATAGGAACATTTACGACGTCATCTTCACCGGAACAG ATAAGGGAGTCCTGCACAAGTCGGTGGTGTATGAAGGAGAAGTGCACATTGTGGAGGAGATCCAGCTCCTGAAGAACTCTGAGTCCATCAAGAACCTGCTGCTGTCCTCTGAG ACCCGCTCCCTGTACGCCGGCTCTGACTCCGGTGTAGTCCAGTCCcccacagccttctgcagccggTATCTGTCCTGCGACGACTGCGTCCTGGCTCGAGACCCGTACTGTGCCTGGGACCCTCACGCTGCTGCCTGTGTCAATATCTTTGACGTTCCCAGCCAGCGGCTTAG gaaGCTGATCCAGAACCTGAACGGTGACGCAGACAAGTGTCCTTCAG CATCAGGTCTGTCTCTGAAGGACTACCAGCGTGTGACAGTGAAACCAGGGAGCTCCGCTGAGCTGCCGTGCCTGGGACACTCCAACCTGGCCCAGGTGATGTGGAAATCCAACGGCTCCGCGCTCACCGAGGCCTCTCGCTTCCACCTCATAGGCGAAAACGGTCTCCTCATTTACAGCGTGGCTCCGGAGGATCAAGGTCACTACGAGTGCTGGTCGGTGGAATGGGCCCCCGCCGCCGGGAAGAACTTCAGCCGCCTCCTGGCCGGATACGTCCTCACTCTGGATCTCCCGCCCAGAGCCCCTCACCAGACGGGCCACGTGACCGCCACCACCCTCGGCGGCCGGGAGACATCCAGCGCGCGTGCAGCTGAAGGTAATGGTAAGACAGACAGAGCCCTACTAACGTCGGCCCTCGCCCCTCCCAGCTTCACAGCCACAGTCCAAttcacccccccaccccaaacTGACTCATCACTAACCCCGCCGCCCAGCAGCACAGTCCAGTTCCAGCCGAAACAGCACCTTCCTCCGAGCTCCAACGCCCCCCACCCGGACAGCCGGGACCCGGCGGCGGAGTATTTacagcacaacaacagcaccgccctcctcttccttttcctcctgtttttcctcctcttcttggcAGCGCTGGCGTACAACTGCTACATGCAGTACCTCCCCGCTCCCTGCCTGCGGCTGCGAGCCGCTCTCCTGGGCAGCCACAAGAGCGCCCATCAGCCTGAGTACCGGGCCTGCGAGGCCGGTTTGATGGAGGCGTCCGCGAGTGACAAAATTAACATGACGGAGCAGCCGACGCAGAACGGCAGCCAAACCACTCAGAACCTGCGGGCGCTGCGCGACACCGGGTACGAGACCG
- the sema4d gene encoding semaphorin-4D isoform X2 translates to MGFGVLGVFLGLLLEVSTHGPHAVPRTSWRHQDLDLMEFSEPGIFNYSTLLLSVKRDALYVGAREAIFELSMKNVTVKNNKVQWTVAENPMVMCTQKGKSKERDCLNYIRVLQVVDDERLYVCGTHAFQPQCDYLNLADFSLDGRPEDGRGKCSFDPSQSFTTVMVDGELYSGTAYNFLGSEPIMSRYSPSQSLLRTEYSTSWLNEPSFVFADVISEGRNRMDGEDDKIYYFFTEVSVEYEFFGKLLIPRVARVCKGDLGGQRTLQKKWTSFLKAKLVCSMPELNFVFNVVHDVFILKGADRRDTVIYGVFTSQWGNVGLSAVCAYNLTAVEEVFSKGKYMQKATVEQSHTKWVRYNGITPSPRPGACINNLMRRQNISSSLHLPDKTLQFVKDHPLLEDPVLPIGNGPRLITKDVNYTQIVVERVRALDRNIYDVIFTGTDKGVLHKSVVYEGEVHIVEEIQLLKNSESIKNLLLSSETRSLYAGSDSGVVQSPTAFCSRYLSCDDCVLARDPYCAWDPHAAACVNIFDVPSQRLRKLIQNLNGDADKCPSASGLSLKDYQRVTVKPGSSAELPCLGHSNLAQVMWKSNGSALTEASRFHLIGENGLLIYSVAPEDQGHYECWSVEWAPAAGKNFSRLLAGYVLTLDLPPRAPHQTGHVTATTLGGRETSSARAAEGNGKTDRALLTSALAPPSFTATVQFTPPPQTDSSLTPPPSSTVQFQPKQHLPPSSNAPHPDSRDPAAEYLQHNNSTALLFLFLLFFLLFLAALAYNCYMQYLPAPCLRLRAALLGSHKSAHQPEYRACEAGLMEASASDKINMTEQPTQNGSQTTQNLRALRDTGYETEPECGNGQIPSQTFGGDSPSQEKPFDVDCESQPIQFADADEPYC, encoded by the exons ATGGGATTTGGCGTGCTGGGAGTGTTTCTGGGGCTGCTGCTCGAGGTCTCCACCCATGGACCCCACGCTGTGCCTCGAACTTCCTGGAGACACCAAG ATTTAGATCTGATGGAGTTTTCGGAGCCGGGGATCTTCAACTATTCCACGTTGCTGCTGAGTGTGAAAAGAGACGCGCTGTATGTGGGAGCCAGGGAGGCCATCTTTGAGCTCAGCATGAAGAACGTGACAGTCAAAAACAACAAG GTTCAATGGACAGTTGCAGAAAACCCCATGGTGATGTGCacacaaaaaggaaaatcaaaAGAG AGGGATTGTCTAAACTACATCCGAGTGCTCCAAGTCGTAGACGACGAGCGGCTGTATGTCTGCGGCACGCACGCCTTTCAACCTCAGTGTGACTACTTG AACCTCGCTGACTTCTCGTTAGACGGCCGACCCGAGGACGGCCGGGGAAAGTGCTCCTTTGACCCGTCACAAAGCTTCACCACGGTCATGGTTG ATGGAGAGCTGTACTCGGGGACAGCTTATAACTTCTTAGGCAGTGAACCGATTATGTCCAGATACTCTCCGTCCCAGTCGCTGCTGAGGACAGAGTACTCCACATCATGGCTCAATG AGCCCAGTTTTGTTTTTGCCGACGTGATCAGTGAAGGGAGAAACAGAATGGATGGCGAAGACGATAAAATCTACTACTTCTTCACCGAGGTGTCAGTGGAGTACGAGTTCTTTGGCAAGCTGCTGATCCCCAGGGTGGCGCGCGTCTGTAAG GGCGACCTCGGGGGGCAGCGCACCCTGCAGAAGAAATGGACGTCCTTCCTGAAAGCCAAGCTGGTGTGCTCCATGCCCGAGCTCAACTTTGTTTTCAACGTAGTGCACGACGTGTTCATCCTGAAGGGGGCGGACCGCAGGGACACGGTCATCTACGGAGTCTTCACCTCCCAGTG GGGTAACGTGGGCTTGTCGGCAGTGTGCGCTTACAACTTGACGGCTGTGGAGGAAGTCTTCTCCAAGGGCAAGTACATGCAGAAGGCCACAGTGGAGCAGTCTCACACTAAGTGGGTCCGGTATAACGGCATCACTCCTTCTCCACGTCCTGGAGCG TGTATTAACAACCTGATGCGACGGCAGAACATCAGCAGCTCTCTCCACCTGCCAGACAAGACCCTCCAGTTTGTGAAGGACCACCCCCTGCTGGAGGACCCCGTCCTGCCCATCGGCAACGGGCCTCGCCTCATCACCAAAGACGTCAACTACACTCAGATCGTCGTGGAGAGGGTGCGCGCACTCGATAGGAACATTTACGACGTCATCTTCACCGGAACAG ATAAGGGAGTCCTGCACAAGTCGGTGGTGTATGAAGGAGAAGTGCACATTGTGGAGGAGATCCAGCTCCTGAAGAACTCTGAGTCCATCAAGAACCTGCTGCTGTCCTCTGAG ACCCGCTCCCTGTACGCCGGCTCTGACTCCGGTGTAGTCCAGTCCcccacagccttctgcagccggTATCTGTCCTGCGACGACTGCGTCCTGGCTCGAGACCCGTACTGTGCCTGGGACCCTCACGCTGCTGCCTGTGTCAATATCTTTGACGTTCCCAGCCAGCGGCTTAG gaaGCTGATCCAGAACCTGAACGGTGACGCAGACAAGTGTCCTTCAG CATCAGGTCTGTCTCTGAAGGACTACCAGCGTGTGACAGTGAAACCAGGGAGCTCCGCTGAGCTGCCGTGCCTGGGACACTCCAACCTGGCCCAGGTGATGTGGAAATCCAACGGCTCCGCGCTCACCGAGGCCTCTCGCTTCCACCTCATAGGCGAAAACGGTCTCCTCATTTACAGCGTGGCTCCGGAGGATCAAGGTCACTACGAGTGCTGGTCGGTGGAATGGGCCCCCGCCGCCGGGAAGAACTTCAGCCGCCTCCTGGCCGGATACGTCCTCACTCTGGATCTCCCGCCCAGAGCCCCTCACCAGACGGGCCACGTGACCGCCACCACCCTCGGCGGCCGGGAGACATCCAGCGCGCGTGCAGCTGAAGGTAATGGTAAGACAGACAGAGCCCTACTAACGTCGGCCCTCGCCCCTCCCAGCTTCACAGCCACAGTCCAAttcacccccccaccccaaacTGACTCATCACTAACCCCGCCGCCCAGCAGCACAGTCCAGTTCCAGCCGAAACAGCACCTTCCTCCGAGCTCCAACGCCCCCCACCCGGACAGCCGGGACCCGGCGGCGGAGTATTTacagcacaacaacagcaccgccctcctcttccttttcctcctgtttttcctcctcttcttggcAGCGCTGGCGTACAACTGCTACATGCAGTACCTCCCCGCTCCCTGCCTGCGGCTGCGAGCCGCTCTCCTGGGCAGCCACAAGAGCGCCCATCAGCCTGAGTACCGGGCCTGCGAGGCCGGTTTGATGGAGGCGTCCGCGAGTGACAAAATTAACATGACGGAGCAGCCGACGCAGAACGGCAGCCAAACCACTCAGAACCTGCGGGCGCTGCGCGACACCGGGTACGAGACCG
- the sema4d gene encoding semaphorin-4D isoform X5 — protein sequence MNQYSLADAMTDKGNFTVPKLSESNMGFGVLGVFLGLLLEVSTHGPHAVPRTSWRHQDLDLMEFSEPGIFNYSTLLLSVKRDALYVGAREAIFELSMKNVTVKNNKVQWTVAENPMVMCTQKGKSKERDCLNYIRVLQVVDDERLYVCGTHAFQPQCDYLNLADFSLDGRPEDGRGKCSFDPSQSFTTVMVDGELYSGTAYNFLGSEPIMSRYSPSQSLLRTEYSTSWLNEPSFVFADVISEGRNRMDGEDDKIYYFFTEVSVEYEFFGKLLIPRVARVCKGDLGGQRTLQKKWTSFLKAKLVCSMPELNFVFNVVHDVFILKGADRRDTVIYGVFTSQWGNVGLSAVCAYNLTAVEEVFSKGKYMQKATVEQSHTKWVRYNGITPSPRPGACINNLMRRQNISSSLHLPDKTLQFVKDHPLLEDPVLPIGNGPRLITKDVNYTQIVVERVRALDRNIYDVIFTGTDKGVLHKSVVYEGEVHIVEEIQLLKNSESIKNLLLSSETRSLYAGSDSGVVQSPTAFCSRYLSCDDCVLARDPYCAWDPHAAACVNIFDVPSQRLRKLIQNLNGDADKCPSASGLSLKDYQRVTVKPGSSAELPCLGHSNLAQVMWKSNGSALTEASRFHLIGENGLLIYSVAPEDQGHYECWSVEWAPAAGKNFSRLLAGYVLTLDLPPRAPHQTGHVTATTLGGRETSSARAAEGNASSPVDTSSSLSSSSSSSSSSSSTSSSTKPHSVEAREAEVRLLPPLLKDQAWGVHAQESFLLFCLALGKL from the exons ATGAATCAGTATTCGCTCGCCGACGCCATGACCGACAA AGGAAACTTCACAGTTCCGAAGTTATCAGAGTCTAACATGGGATTTGGCGTGCTGGGAGTGTTTCTGGGGCTGCTGCTCGAGGTCTCCACCCATGGACCCCACGCTGTGCCTCGAACTTCCTGGAGACACCAAG ATTTAGATCTGATGGAGTTTTCGGAGCCGGGGATCTTCAACTATTCCACGTTGCTGCTGAGTGTGAAAAGAGACGCGCTGTATGTGGGAGCCAGGGAGGCCATCTTTGAGCTCAGCATGAAGAACGTGACAGTCAAAAACAACAAG GTTCAATGGACAGTTGCAGAAAACCCCATGGTGATGTGCacacaaaaaggaaaatcaaaAGAG AGGGATTGTCTAAACTACATCCGAGTGCTCCAAGTCGTAGACGACGAGCGGCTGTATGTCTGCGGCACGCACGCCTTTCAACCTCAGTGTGACTACTTG AACCTCGCTGACTTCTCGTTAGACGGCCGACCCGAGGACGGCCGGGGAAAGTGCTCCTTTGACCCGTCACAAAGCTTCACCACGGTCATGGTTG ATGGAGAGCTGTACTCGGGGACAGCTTATAACTTCTTAGGCAGTGAACCGATTATGTCCAGATACTCTCCGTCCCAGTCGCTGCTGAGGACAGAGTACTCCACATCATGGCTCAATG AGCCCAGTTTTGTTTTTGCCGACGTGATCAGTGAAGGGAGAAACAGAATGGATGGCGAAGACGATAAAATCTACTACTTCTTCACCGAGGTGTCAGTGGAGTACGAGTTCTTTGGCAAGCTGCTGATCCCCAGGGTGGCGCGCGTCTGTAAG GGCGACCTCGGGGGGCAGCGCACCCTGCAGAAGAAATGGACGTCCTTCCTGAAAGCCAAGCTGGTGTGCTCCATGCCCGAGCTCAACTTTGTTTTCAACGTAGTGCACGACGTGTTCATCCTGAAGGGGGCGGACCGCAGGGACACGGTCATCTACGGAGTCTTCACCTCCCAGTG GGGTAACGTGGGCTTGTCGGCAGTGTGCGCTTACAACTTGACGGCTGTGGAGGAAGTCTTCTCCAAGGGCAAGTACATGCAGAAGGCCACAGTGGAGCAGTCTCACACTAAGTGGGTCCGGTATAACGGCATCACTCCTTCTCCACGTCCTGGAGCG TGTATTAACAACCTGATGCGACGGCAGAACATCAGCAGCTCTCTCCACCTGCCAGACAAGACCCTCCAGTTTGTGAAGGACCACCCCCTGCTGGAGGACCCCGTCCTGCCCATCGGCAACGGGCCTCGCCTCATCACCAAAGACGTCAACTACACTCAGATCGTCGTGGAGAGGGTGCGCGCACTCGATAGGAACATTTACGACGTCATCTTCACCGGAACAG ATAAGGGAGTCCTGCACAAGTCGGTGGTGTATGAAGGAGAAGTGCACATTGTGGAGGAGATCCAGCTCCTGAAGAACTCTGAGTCCATCAAGAACCTGCTGCTGTCCTCTGAG ACCCGCTCCCTGTACGCCGGCTCTGACTCCGGTGTAGTCCAGTCCcccacagccttctgcagccggTATCTGTCCTGCGACGACTGCGTCCTGGCTCGAGACCCGTACTGTGCCTGGGACCCTCACGCTGCTGCCTGTGTCAATATCTTTGACGTTCCCAGCCAGCGGCTTAG gaaGCTGATCCAGAACCTGAACGGTGACGCAGACAAGTGTCCTTCAG CATCAGGTCTGTCTCTGAAGGACTACCAGCGTGTGACAGTGAAACCAGGGAGCTCCGCTGAGCTGCCGTGCCTGGGACACTCCAACCTGGCCCAGGTGATGTGGAAATCCAACGGCTCCGCGCTCACCGAGGCCTCTCGCTTCCACCTCATAGGCGAAAACGGTCTCCTCATTTACAGCGTGGCTCCGGAGGATCAAGGTCACTACGAGTGCTGGTCGGTGGAATGGGCCCCCGCCGCCGGGAAGAACTTCAGCCGCCTCCTGGCCGGATACGTCCTCACTCTGGATCTCCCGCCCAGAGCCCCTCACCAGACGGGCCACGTGACCGCCACCACCCTCGGCGGCCGGGAGACATCCAGCGCGCGTGCAGCTGAAGGTAATG